One part of the Ursus arctos isolate Adak ecotype North America unplaced genomic scaffold, UrsArc2.0 scaffold_14, whole genome shotgun sequence genome encodes these proteins:
- the TVP23C gene encoding Golgi apparatus membrane protein TVP23 homolog C isoform X3, translated as MVTIILLLSCDFWAVKNVTGRLMVGLRWWNHVDEDGKSHWVFESRKASAQESKTVSEAESRIFWLGLIACPVLWVIFAFSALFSFRVKWLAVVIMGVVLQGANLYGYIRCKVGSRKNLTNMATSYLGKQFLRQSAGDEQTS; from the exons ATGGTGACAATTATCTTGTTGTTGTCATGTGACTTTTGGGCAGTCAAG AACGTCACAGGTAGACTCATGGTCGGTCTGCGTTGGTGGAATCACGTAGATGAAGATGGAAAAAGCCATTGGGTGTTTGAATCCAGGAAG GCATCCGCTCAAGAGAGTAAAACTGTTTCTGAGGCTGAATCAAGAATCTTTTGGTTAGGACTTATTGCCTGTCCTGTGCTGTGGGTGATATTTGCCTTTAGCGCGCTCTTCTCCTTCAGAGTGAAGTGGCTG GCAGTGGTTATCATGGGTGTGGTGCTGCAAGGTGCCAACCTGTATGGTTACATCAGGTGCAAAGTGGGCAGCAGGAAGAATTTAACCAACATGGCTACATCGTATCTCGGAAAGCAGTTTTTAAGACAA AGCGCCGGAGATGAGCAGACTTCCtga
- the TVP23C gene encoding Golgi apparatus membrane protein TVP23 homolog C isoform X1, which translates to MLQQDSNDDTEDVSLFDAEEETTNRPKKSKIRHPVASFFHLFFRVSAVVVYLLCELFSSSFIACMVTIILLLSCDFWAVKNVTGRLMVGLRWWNHVDEDGKSHWVFESRKASAQESKTVSEAESRIFWLGLIACPVLWVIFAFSALFSFRVKWLAVVIMGVVLQGANLYGYIRCKVGSRKNLTNMATSYLGKQFLRQSAGDEQTS; encoded by the exons GACAGTAATGATGACACCGAGGATGTTTCCCTGTTTGATGCGGAAGAGGAGACAACTAACAGACCAAAAAAATCCAAGATCAG ACACCCAGTGGcatcatttttccatttattctttcgCGTCAGTGCAGTTGTAGTCTATCTTCTCTGTGAATTGTTCAGCAGCAGCTTTATTGCCTGTATGGTGACAATTATCTTGTTGTTGTCATGTGACTTTTGGGCAGTCAAG AACGTCACAGGTAGACTCATGGTCGGTCTGCGTTGGTGGAATCACGTAGATGAAGATGGAAAAAGCCATTGGGTGTTTGAATCCAGGAAG GCATCCGCTCAAGAGAGTAAAACTGTTTCTGAGGCTGAATCAAGAATCTTTTGGTTAGGACTTATTGCCTGTCCTGTGCTGTGGGTGATATTTGCCTTTAGCGCGCTCTTCTCCTTCAGAGTGAAGTGGCTG GCAGTGGTTATCATGGGTGTGGTGCTGCAAGGTGCCAACCTGTATGGTTACATCAGGTGCAAAGTGGGCAGCAGGAAGAATTTAACCAACATGGCTACATCGTATCTCGGAAAGCAGTTTTTAAGACAA AGCGCCGGAGATGAGCAGACTTCCtga
- the TVP23C gene encoding Golgi apparatus membrane protein TVP23 homolog C isoform X2, whose protein sequence is MLQQDSNDDTEDVSLFDAEEETTNRPKKSKIRHPVASFFHLFFRVSAVVVYLLCELFSSSFIACMVTIILLLSCDFWAVKNVTGRLMVGLRWWNHVDEDGKSHWVFESRKASAQESKTVSEAESRIFWLGLIACPVLWVIFAFSALFSFRVKWLSAGDEQTS, encoded by the exons GACAGTAATGATGACACCGAGGATGTTTCCCTGTTTGATGCGGAAGAGGAGACAACTAACAGACCAAAAAAATCCAAGATCAG ACACCCAGTGGcatcatttttccatttattctttcgCGTCAGTGCAGTTGTAGTCTATCTTCTCTGTGAATTGTTCAGCAGCAGCTTTATTGCCTGTATGGTGACAATTATCTTGTTGTTGTCATGTGACTTTTGGGCAGTCAAG AACGTCACAGGTAGACTCATGGTCGGTCTGCGTTGGTGGAATCACGTAGATGAAGATGGAAAAAGCCATTGGGTGTTTGAATCCAGGAAG GCATCCGCTCAAGAGAGTAAAACTGTTTCTGAGGCTGAATCAAGAATCTTTTGGTTAGGACTTATTGCCTGTCCTGTGCTGTGGGTGATATTTGCCTTTAGCGCGCTCTTCTCCTTCAGAGTGAAGTGGCTG AGCGCCGGAGATGAGCAGACTTCCtga